Proteins encoded in a region of the Zea mays cultivar B73 chromosome 4, Zm-B73-REFERENCE-NAM-5.0, whole genome shotgun sequence genome:
- the LOC542147 gene encoding WUSCHEL-related homeobox 3B (The RefSeq protein has 1 substitution compared to this genomic sequence), which yields MPQTPSTRWCPTPEQLMILEEMYRSGVRTPNAAEIQQITAHLAYYGRIEGKNVFYWFQNHKARERQRLRRRLCARHQQQYAQQQQQATAAAPASSPNSSATLLAPPAAGGSSAPCVHPAVMQLHHHHHPYATSFSMPHLGYLGQQAATVTPVLNPAAAGMVDLAGAGAGNRATGAGGAYGGGAGLYNSCSSNQLEVWDATEPMDHCNASCGAASGSSDEGGAAHLQLPACCRRPLKTLDLFPTKSTGLKDECSSSKSSSCSTSTN from the exons ATGCCGCAGACACCTTCGACCCGCTGGTGCCCGACGCCGGAGCAGCTGATGATCCTGGAGGAGATGTACCGGAGCGGCGTTAGGACGCCCAACGCGGCGGAGATCCAGCAGATCACGGCGCACCTGGCCTACTACGGCCGCATCGAGGGCAAGAACGTCTTCTACTGGTTCCAAAACCACAAGGCCCGTGAGCGCCAGCGGCTCCGCCGGCGCCTCTGCGCCCGGCACCAGCAGCAGTacgcgcagcagcagcagcaggccaccGCAGCAGCGCCGGCTTCGAGCCCTAACAGCAGCGCCACCCTTCTTGCACCTCCGGCAGCAGGCGGCAGCAGCGCCCCCTGTGTGCATCCGGCGGTGATGCAGCTGCACCATCACCACCACCCGTACGCAACCAGCTTCAGCATGCCCCATCTG GGCTACTTGGGGCAGCAGGCGGCGACTGTTACGCCAGTGCTCAACCCAGCCGCTGCCGGCATGGTGGACcttgcaggagcaggagcaggaaataGGGCTACTGGTGCAGGCGGTGCCTATGGCGGTGGAGCTGGGTTATACAACAGCTGCAGCAGCAATCAGCTGGAGGTGTGGGACGCCACAGAGGCGATGGATCACTGCAACGCCAGCTGCGGTGCGGCATCAGGCAGCTCTGACGAGGGTGGCGCAGCTCATCTGCAGCTGCCGGCATGCTGCCGCCGCCCTCTCAAGACATTGGACCTCTTCCCCACTAAGAGCACTGGACTCAAGGACGAGTGCAGCAGCTCCAAGTCGTCCTCTTGCTCCACATCCACTAACTAA